A single Candoia aspera isolate rCanAsp1 chromosome 5, rCanAsp1.hap2, whole genome shotgun sequence DNA region contains:
- the LOC134499215 gene encoding stromelysin-1-like isoform X1, giving the protein MNSLLTIALFGTLAWALPIVQETERISKKDMELAEKYIKLYYPESESTPVIRSKVKNGIAPEKIQEMQEFLGLKVTGKLDANTLDAMNKPRCGIPDLGEYNTFPGSPKWGKEELTYSILNYTPDMERSHVDYAIEKAWKVWSDVTPLTFTRVYGKSADIEISFATGAHGDGFSFDGEGGNLAHAFSPAFGGNAHFDDDEFWAKDLKGTNLFLVAVHEFGHSLGLQHSKVLGAVMFPIYQPMDPKALRLHTDDIEGIQSLYGAPGNYDYDYDSSSRNPTTAPTEVPLTESCNPNQAFDAVTSLRGETIFFKDSFFWRKNPLRSEIEKDPISAFWPALSSGVDAAYENKDKDIVFLFKGHKYWSTRGNIIEHGFPKSIQSLGFPYTVKKVDAAAYDRSSKKTYFFSGNNYWRYDEEKNSMEQGYPRKITDDFQKIGSKVDAAFIDNGHFYLFSGSKQYEFESKTKRFLGIKKSNSWLGCQ; this is encoded by the exons ATGAATTCGCTACTGACAATCGCGCTGTTTGGAACACTTGCTTGGGCTTTGCCCATAGTCCAAGAAACTGAGCGAATTTCAAAAAAGGACATGGAACTTGCTGAG AAATACATAAAACTTTATTATCCTGAATCAGAATCAACACCGGTGATAAGAAGCAAAGTCAAGAATGGCATTGCTCCAGAAAAAATACAGGAGATGCAAGAATTCTtggggctgaaagtgactggcaaATTGGATGCAAACACTTTGGATGCTATGAACAAACCCAGGTGTGGCATTCCTGATTTAGGGGAATACAACACTTTTCCTGGTTCGCCTAAATGGGGAAAGGAAGAACTGACATACAG CATTCTAAACTATACACCTGATATGGAACGCAGTCATGTAGACTATGCAATTGAGAAAGCTTGGAAAGTGTGGAGTGATGTGACCCCCTTGACCTTCACCAGGGTTTATGGGAAATCTGCCGATATTGAAATCTCTTTTGCTACTGGAG CACACGGAGATGGATTTTCTTTTGATGGAGAAGGTGGAAATTTGGCCCATGCCTTTTCACCTGCTTTTGGTGGAAATGCCCATTTTGATGACGATGAATTCTGGGCAAAGGATTTGAaag gaaCCAACCTTTTTCTTGTGGCTGTCCATGAGTTTGGCCACTCATTAGGGCTTCAACATTCCAAGGTTCTGGGGGCTGTGATGTTTCCAATCTACCAGCCAATGGATCCTAAAGCCCTAAGACTTCACACTGATGACATTGAAGGCATCCAGAGCCTTTATG GAGCCCCTGgaaattatgattatgattatgacaGCTCATCAAGAAACCCTACAACTGCCCCAACAGAAGTACcattaacagaatcatgcaatcCCAACCAAGCTTTTGATGCTGTTACTTCTCTCAGAGGGGAAACCATATTCTTTAAAGACAG TTTCTTCTGGCGAAAGAATCCCCTCAGAAGTGAGATTGAGAAAGATCCTATTTCTGCTTTCTGGCCAGCTTTGAGCAGTGGTGTAGATGCTGCATACGAAAACAAAGACAAGGACATCGTCTTTCTTTTTAAGG GACATAAGTATTGGTCTACCAGGGGAAATATTATAGAGCATGGATTCCCAAAGAGCATCCAGAGTCTGGGCTTCCCATACACAGTTAAAAAAGTTGATGCAGCAGCTTATGACAGAAGTTCAAAGAAAACATACTTCTTTTCAGGCAACAATTATTGGAG ATATGATGAAGAGAAGAACTCCATGGAGCAAGGGTATCCAAGGAAGATAACAGATGACTTCCAGAAAATTGGCTCCAAGGTGGATGCTGCTTTTATAGATAATG GACATTTCTATTTATTCAGTGGTTCAAAGCAGTATGAATTTGAATCTAAAACCAAAAGATTTCTGGGCATAAAGAAGAGCAACAGCTGGTTAGGCTGCCAGTGA
- the LOC134499215 gene encoding stromelysin-1-like isoform X2, which translates to MNSLLTIALFGTLAWALPIVQETERISKKDMELAEKYIKLYYPESESTPVIRSKVKNGIAPEKIQEMQEFLGLKVTGKLDANTLDAMNKPRCGIPDLGEYNTFPGSPKWGKEELTYSILNYTPDMERSHVDYAIEKAWKVWSDVTPLTFTRVYGKSADIEISFATGAHGDGFSFDGEGGNLAHAFSPAFGGNAHFDDDEFWAKDLKGTNLFLVAVHEFGHSLGLQHSKVLGAVMFPIYQPMDPKALRLHTDDIEGIQSLYAPGNYDYDYDSSSRNPTTAPTEVPLTESCNPNQAFDAVTSLRGETIFFKDSFFWRKNPLRSEIEKDPISAFWPALSSGVDAAYENKDKDIVFLFKGHKYWSTRGNIIEHGFPKSIQSLGFPYTVKKVDAAAYDRSSKKTYFFSGNNYWRYDEEKNSMEQGYPRKITDDFQKIGSKVDAAFIDNGHFYLFSGSKQYEFESKTKRFLGIKKSNSWLGCQ; encoded by the exons ATGAATTCGCTACTGACAATCGCGCTGTTTGGAACACTTGCTTGGGCTTTGCCCATAGTCCAAGAAACTGAGCGAATTTCAAAAAAGGACATGGAACTTGCTGAG AAATACATAAAACTTTATTATCCTGAATCAGAATCAACACCGGTGATAAGAAGCAAAGTCAAGAATGGCATTGCTCCAGAAAAAATACAGGAGATGCAAGAATTCTtggggctgaaagtgactggcaaATTGGATGCAAACACTTTGGATGCTATGAACAAACCCAGGTGTGGCATTCCTGATTTAGGGGAATACAACACTTTTCCTGGTTCGCCTAAATGGGGAAAGGAAGAACTGACATACAG CATTCTAAACTATACACCTGATATGGAACGCAGTCATGTAGACTATGCAATTGAGAAAGCTTGGAAAGTGTGGAGTGATGTGACCCCCTTGACCTTCACCAGGGTTTATGGGAAATCTGCCGATATTGAAATCTCTTTTGCTACTGGAG CACACGGAGATGGATTTTCTTTTGATGGAGAAGGTGGAAATTTGGCCCATGCCTTTTCACCTGCTTTTGGTGGAAATGCCCATTTTGATGACGATGAATTCTGGGCAAAGGATTTGAaag gaaCCAACCTTTTTCTTGTGGCTGTCCATGAGTTTGGCCACTCATTAGGGCTTCAACATTCCAAGGTTCTGGGGGCTGTGATGTTTCCAATCTACCAGCCAATGGATCCTAAAGCCCTAAGACTTCACACTGATGACATTGAAGGCATCCAGAGCCTTTATG CCCCTGgaaattatgattatgattatgacaGCTCATCAAGAAACCCTACAACTGCCCCAACAGAAGTACcattaacagaatcatgcaatcCCAACCAAGCTTTTGATGCTGTTACTTCTCTCAGAGGGGAAACCATATTCTTTAAAGACAG TTTCTTCTGGCGAAAGAATCCCCTCAGAAGTGAGATTGAGAAAGATCCTATTTCTGCTTTCTGGCCAGCTTTGAGCAGTGGTGTAGATGCTGCATACGAAAACAAAGACAAGGACATCGTCTTTCTTTTTAAGG GACATAAGTATTGGTCTACCAGGGGAAATATTATAGAGCATGGATTCCCAAAGAGCATCCAGAGTCTGGGCTTCCCATACACAGTTAAAAAAGTTGATGCAGCAGCTTATGACAGAAGTTCAAAGAAAACATACTTCTTTTCAGGCAACAATTATTGGAG ATATGATGAAGAGAAGAACTCCATGGAGCAAGGGTATCCAAGGAAGATAACAGATGACTTCCAGAAAATTGGCTCCAAGGTGGATGCTGCTTTTATAGATAATG GACATTTCTATTTATTCAGTGGTTCAAAGCAGTATGAATTTGAATCTAAAACCAAAAGATTTCTGGGCATAAAGAAGAGCAACAGCTGGTTAGGCTGCCAGTGA